One Rhizobiales bacterium GAS188 DNA window includes the following coding sequences:
- a CDS encoding SSU ribosomal protein S5P, whose protein sequence is MARDTAKREERDSEFVDRLVHINRVAKVVKGGRRFNFAALVVVGDQKGRVGFGHGKAREVPEAIRKATEAARRGLVRIPLREGRTLHHDATGRHGAGRVVLRTAPAGTGIIAGGPMRAVFESLGIQDVVAKSLGSSNPYNLVRATFDALAHEDSPRSVAARRGLKIAVLQARRQIEATDASGDA, encoded by the coding sequence ATGGCGAGAGATACGGCCAAGCGCGAGGAGCGGGACAGCGAATTCGTCGACCGCCTCGTGCATATCAACCGGGTTGCGAAAGTGGTGAAGGGCGGACGCCGCTTCAACTTCGCCGCCCTCGTCGTTGTCGGCGACCAGAAGGGTCGCGTCGGCTTCGGCCACGGCAAGGCGCGCGAGGTGCCGGAAGCCATCCGTAAGGCGACCGAGGCCGCGCGGCGCGGCCTGGTGCGCATCCCGCTGCGCGAGGGCCGCACGCTGCATCATGACGCCACCGGCCGCCATGGCGCGGGCCGCGTCGTGCTGCGCACCGCACCCGCCGGCACCGGCATCATCGCCGGCGGCCCGATGCGCGCCGTGTTCGAGTCGCTCGGCATCCAGGACGTGGTCGCCAAGTCGCTCGGCTCCTCGAACCCCTACAACCTCGTGCGCGCCACTTTCGATGCCTTGGCGCATGAGGATTCGCCGCGTTCGGTCGCGGCTCGCCGCGGCCTCAAGATCGCGGTCCTGCAGGCCCGCCGCCAGATCGAGGCGACCGACGCCTCGGGCGACGCGTGA
- a CDS encoding large subunit ribosomal protein L18 encodes MTKHTHIRARRTARIRRSVKAAANGRARLSVHRSSKQIYAQLIDDAKGVTLVAASSLEKELRSELKNGATIAAAAAVGKTIAERAKAKGFTRIVFDRGGYLFHGRVKALAEAAREAGLEF; translated from the coding sequence ATGACGAAGCATACGCATATTCGCGCGCGCCGCACCGCGCGCATCCGCCGCTCCGTGAAGGCGGCCGCCAATGGACGGGCGCGCCTGTCGGTGCACCGTTCCTCGAAGCAGATCTACGCCCAGCTCATCGACGACGCGAAGGGGGTGACGCTGGTCGCCGCCTCGTCGCTCGAAAAGGAGCTGCGCAGCGAGCTGAAGAACGGCGCCACCATCGCGGCCGCGGCCGCGGTCGGCAAGACGATCGCCGAGCGCGCCAAGGCCAAGGGCTTCACGCGCATCGTCTTCGATCGCGGCGGCTATCTGTTCCATGGGCGCGTCAAGGCGCTCGCCGAGGCTGCCCGCGAGGCCGGCCTCGAATTCTGA